One stretch of Oncorhynchus tshawytscha isolate Ot180627B linkage group LG21, Otsh_v2.0, whole genome shotgun sequence DNA includes these proteins:
- the LOC112221185 gene encoding stimulator of interferon genes protein-like, producing the protein MQQLGGEESLVPQPRGSLPKAGAIGLATMVMTAIFVLEPESFFRHVAAAILILTVGPSLHGGFLLIEECLHHATTRYRGGRLGQMVTACVGVYTLLGVGLAALLFGLTEPQPWRDQWSMVVLACGLYPLLRTLGVLVPSEVEVSEICEERKMNVAHGLAWSFHLGYLNLVLPQLEGSIAEFRASHTAGPFETRGSRKLLILLPLNANIAHKLEDEDTNICFYDNLPNTEIDRAGVRGRVYKHSVYSLLDENRQAHHCVVEYATPLLTLYKMSQESSAGFGERDRREQVLLFYRTLQDILDRSLECRNRYRLILLNDEHEDDPHFLSKAILKNLDQQEKEEFYVLPVNPQPEVDHPLIPPATICIDDMHQIEPMSSVPSLMISHDMPRTLREPDILSPYGGTGLRR; encoded by the exons ATGCAACAgttgggaggggaggagagtctGGTCCCTCAGCCTCGTGGGAGTCTACCCAAAGCCGGTGCGATAGGATTGGCTACCATGGTGATGACGGCCATCTTTGTTTTGGAGCCGGAGAGCTTCTTCAGACACGTTGCAGCAGCGATACTCATCCTGACTGTGGGGCCCTCGCTGCATGGAGGGTTTCTTCTCATAGAGGAATGTCTTCATCATGCAACTACCCG ATACCGTGGTGGGAGGctgggtcagatggtgacagcctgtgtgggtgtgtatacTCTCCTGGGTGTGGGGTTGGCAGCGCTGCTGTTTGGCCTGACTGAGCCACAGCCCTGGAGAGACCAGTGGAGCATGGTGGTCTTGGCCTGTGGCCTCTACCCTCTACTCAGAACCCTGGGAGTACTG GTTCCGTCTGAAGTGGAAGTGTCAGAGATTtgtgaggagaggaagatgaaCGTGGCTCATGGCCTGGCTTGGTCTTTCCACCTGGGCTACCTCAACCTGGTGTTGCCTC AGTTGGAGGGTTCTATAGCAGAATTCCGTGCCTCACACACGGCAGGTCCGTTTGAGACCAGGGGTTCCAGAaagctcctcatcctcctccctctcaatgCCAACATCGCTCACAAGCTGGAGGATGAGGACACCAACATCTGTTTCTATGACAACCTCCCTAACACAGAGATCGACAGAGCAGGGGTCAGAGGGCGTGTCTACAAGCACAGTGTCTACAGCCTATTGGACGAGaacagacag gCCCATCACTGTGTGGTGGAGTATGCCACCCCTCTGCTGACACTGTATAAGATGTCTCAGGAGAGTAGTGCAGGgtttggggagagggacaggagagagcagGTGCTGCTGTTCTACAGGACTCTACAGGACATACTGGACCGCTCACTGGAGTGCAGGAACCGCTACCGACTCATCCTGCTCAACG ATGAGCATGAGGATGACCCTCACTTCCTGTCCAAGGCCATTCTGAAGAACCTGGATCAGCAGGAGAAAGAAGAGTTCTATGTTCTCCCTGTCAACCCTCAGCCTGAGGTGGACCACCCACTCATCCCTCCCGCCACAATCTGCATAGATGACATGCACCAAATTGAGCCAATGAGCAGTGTACCATCACTCATGATCAGTCATGACATGCCGCGTACACTCAGGGAACCAGACATCCTTTCTCCATATGGTGGGACAGGTCTAAGGAGATAA
- the LOC112221186 gene encoding DNA damage-inducible transcript 4-like protein has protein sequence MVYTPALVLGHGIPIVSEEDNIVELMRKFLCQITSSDKKYVRRGSIESSEFIKEINSSLDSETALDCEERILHQDMTRQIVRCLSEAKESSLRCQILLLPRTLTANVALDVVRSSAGEPCGLRGAFIQVYLETQLGQELQMLGTITPDPTVTPTFELSVVFKLDKDCWPPLKHIFVTDKVLKLRPQYRLVKKKLYSSASPVIHEFC, from the exons ATGGTCTATACCCCGGCACTGGTCCTCGGACACGGAATACCGATTGTGTCTGAAGAGGATAACATTGTCGAACTGATGAGGAAGTTTCTCTGTCAAATCACTTCGAGCGACAAAAAATATGTGCGTCGAGGCAGCATTGAAAGTTCTGAATTCATCAAGGAAATAAACTCAA GTCTGGACTCTGAAACGGCTCTCGACTGTGAAGAGAGAATACTCCATCAGGACATGACCAGGCAGATAGTGCGTTGTCTCTCTGAAGCTAAAGAATCCAGTCTGCGGTGCCAGATACTACTGCTTCCCCGCACGCTGACTGCCAATGTTGCCCTGGATGTGGTGCGTTCCTCAGCGGGAGAGCCGTGCGGGCTCCGTGGGGCCTTCATACAGGTCTATTTGGAGACACAACTGGGCCAAGAGCTGCAAATGCTGGGCACTATAACACCCGACCCGACTGTCACTCCTACTTTCGAGCTGTCCGTCGTGTTCAAGCTGGACAAAGACTGTTGGCCGCCTCTCAAGCACATATTCGTTACCGACAAGGTGTTGAAACTACGACCCCAGTACCGACTGGTCAAGAAGAAATTGTATTCCTCTGCGAGCCCCGTCATACATGAGTTCTGCTGA